One segment of Armatimonadota bacterium DNA contains the following:
- a CDS encoding shikimate dehydrogenase, producing MEIPPGTQLVALLGDPVAHSLSPRMHAAAFAALRLRWAYVALRVLPSDLPEAVRGLRALGFAGANITVPHKEAAVQLVDRLDEVARACGAVNTVVFGESRRAYGYNTDVAGVRRTLEHAGFRPAGCRAAVLGAGGSARAVCVALAQEGVAEVALFARRVERAEFLAGQMSTLFPQVRFAAYPLEPAALRTHLVGADLLVNATPVGMHPDRDASPLPSPEFLHHRMAVFDLVYNPPRTRLLQMAQQAGARTIGGLLMLAYQGASSFELWTGKPAPVEVMLRAIGVLEE from the coding sequence ATGGAGATTCCACCGGGAACGCAGCTCGTGGCTCTGCTGGGCGACCCCGTGGCCCACAGCCTGTCGCCCCGCATGCATGCCGCGGCCTTCGCGGCCCTGAGGCTGCGGTGGGCGTACGTGGCCCTGCGGGTTCTTCCCTCGGATCTCCCGGAGGCGGTACGGGGCTTGCGGGCCCTGGGGTTTGCGGGCGCCAACATCACCGTCCCCCACAAGGAAGCAGCGGTGCAGCTCGTGGATCGGCTGGATGAGGTGGCCAGGGCCTGCGGGGCCGTGAACACCGTTGTCTTCGGGGAGAGCCGCCGGGCGTACGGCTACAACACGGACGTGGCGGGCGTGCGCCGCACCCTGGAGCACGCGGGCTTCCGGCCGGCGGGATGTCGGGCCGCGGTGCTGGGGGCCGGCGGATCGGCCCGGGCGGTGTGCGTGGCCCTGGCCCAGGAGGGTGTGGCGGAGGTGGCTCTCTTCGCCCGGCGGGTGGAGCGGGCGGAGTTCCTCGCTGGACAGATGAGCACCCTCTTTCCCCAGGTGCGCTTTGCGGCGTATCCGCTCGAGCCCGCGGCCCTCCGGACGCACCTGGTGGGGGCCGATCTCCTCGTGAACGCCACGCCCGTGGGCATGCACCCGGATCGAGACGCAAGCCCCCTCCCCTCCCCGGAATTCCTGCACCACCGCATGGCGGTCTTCGATCTGGTGTACAATCCCCCCCGTACGCGCCTGCTGCAGATGGCGCAGCAGGCGGGAGCCCGGACCATCGGGGGGCTGCTGATGCTGGCCTATCAGGGCGCCAGCAGTTTCGAGCTGTGGACCGGAAAGCCCGCGCCGGTGGAGGTCATGCTCCGGGCCATCGGCGTACTGGAGGAGTGA
- a CDS encoding GAF domain-containing protein, with the protein MWSYNPLGMTPTELQQRLQRKAAEIAALREIGRAISQALDLDSTLALITRKTAEVMGMDSCSLYLLDPQREYLVLKATTGLAPDAVGRARLRLGEGLTGWAAKHGQPAWSSHAARDPRFVLLPETQEYRFRSLLAVPLTVGGRILGAMNVQTRAEHEFREEEIELLSLIADLAGGAIEKAQLYDHMRRQLHELRTLAELSQTLASPLYLEQVLQVIVEMAARMLDARLVSLLLLDEESGALRRAAAHPPDGRYTDRDPIPLGEGIAGRVAATGEVEVIRDLVQDPRFYDPQLAREQGLRSMVCVPLRVRDRTIGVLNCYRGQPHAFSSGDVNLLTALATQTALAIENAHLVMRSAVVREMHHRVKNNLQTIAMLLRLQLSGDPDPRVREVLTETINRVLGIAAVHEILSLEGFRTVNLREVLDRVTRAVVANMCPPHLVLEVSVEGEDVYFPSQPATAAALVVTELVQNALEHAFRNRSRGRLTLRLGQTSTHVLLEVADDGQGLPPGFDPRASSELGLRIASTLVQEDLRGELRAENREGAVFLVRIPREVLGA; encoded by the coding sequence ATGTGGTCCTACAATCCCCTTGGAATGACCCCCACGGAGCTCCAGCAGCGGCTGCAGCGCAAGGCGGCAGAGATCGCCGCTTTGCGGGAGATCGGCCGGGCCATCAGCCAGGCCCTGGATCTGGACTCCACCCTAGCCCTGATCACCCGCAAGACCGCGGAAGTGATGGGCATGGATTCTTGCTCCCTTTACCTGCTGGATCCCCAGCGGGAGTATCTGGTGCTGAAGGCCACCACGGGGCTTGCGCCGGATGCGGTGGGCCGGGCCCGGCTGCGCCTGGGGGAAGGACTCACGGGGTGGGCGGCCAAGCACGGGCAGCCCGCCTGGAGCAGCCACGCGGCCCGGGACCCCCGATTCGTTCTCCTCCCGGAGACCCAGGAGTACCGGTTCCGATCCCTGCTGGCGGTGCCCCTCACGGTGGGGGGTCGGATCCTGGGAGCCATGAACGTCCAGACCCGGGCCGAGCACGAGTTCCGGGAGGAGGAGATCGAACTCCTGAGCCTCATCGCGGACCTGGCGGGCGGTGCCATCGAGAAGGCGCAGCTCTACGACCACATGCGCCGGCAGCTCCACGAGCTGCGCACCCTGGCGGAGCTCAGCCAGACCCTGGCCTCCCCCCTCTACCTGGAGCAGGTGCTGCAGGTGATCGTGGAGATGGCCGCCCGCATGCTGGACGCGCGACTGGTGAGCCTGCTGCTGCTCGATGAGGAGTCCGGAGCGCTCCGGCGGGCCGCGGCCCATCCCCCGGACGGCCGCTACACGGACCGGGACCCTATTCCCCTCGGGGAGGGGATTGCGGGCCGGGTGGCGGCTACTGGGGAGGTGGAGGTGATCCGGGATCTCGTGCAGGACCCCCGGTTCTACGACCCCCAGCTGGCCCGGGAGCAGGGGCTGCGCTCTATGGTGTGCGTTCCCCTCCGGGTCCGGGATCGCACCATCGGGGTGCTGAACTGCTACCGAGGGCAGCCACACGCCTTCTCTTCGGGGGACGTGAACCTCCTCACCGCCCTGGCCACCCAAACCGCCCTCGCCATCGAGAACGCGCATCTTGTGATGCGGTCCGCGGTGGTGCGGGAGATGCACCACCGGGTGAAAAATAACCTCCAGACCATCGCCATGCTCCTGCGGCTGCAGTTGAGCGGGGATCCGGATCCCCGGGTACGGGAGGTGCTCACGGAGACCATTAACCGGGTCCTGGGGATCGCCGCGGTACACGAGATCCTCTCCCTGGAGGGCTTCCGCACCGTGAACCTGCGGGAGGTCCTGGACCGGGTGACCCGTGCGGTGGTAGCAAACATGTGCCCCCCCCACCTCGTCCTGGAGGTCTCCGTGGAGGGGGAGGACGTGTACTTCCCCTCTCAGCCCGCCACCGCCGCGGCCCTGGTGGTCACAGAGCTGGTGCAGAACGCGCTGGAACATGCCTTCCGGAACCGAAGCCGCGGTCGCCTCACCCTGCGCCTCGGCCAGACCTCCACCCACGTGCTCCTCGAGGTGGCGGACGACGGCCAAGGCCTGCCCCCGGGCTTTGATCCCCGGGCCTCCAGCGAGCTCGGGCTGCGCATCGCCAGCACCTTGGTCCAGGAGGATCTGCGCGGGGAGCTGCGGGCGGAGAACCGGGAAGGCGCGGTGTTCCTCGTGCGCATTCCCCGGGAGGTGTTGGGCGCGTGA
- a CDS encoding phosphoribosyltransferase family protein has translation MRYEGQTHYELRVAGVRRLLPVEEVRPGVWVPFFRMVGDVELTNACARALAAELRQCEFEVLVALAMKSAALAHMISTYLSEPRHGQFFPYVVCRRAVKRYMRNPVAVEARSIMEPGAHTLVLNGLDAEVVRGRRVGVVDDVVSTGGTFRAATALMEQLGARITAKAAVLLEGDAYRDPELIHLERLPVFTTD, from the coding sequence ATGCGCTACGAGGGTCAGACCCACTACGAGCTCCGGGTAGCCGGGGTCAGACGGCTGCTGCCCGTGGAGGAGGTCCGGCCGGGCGTGTGGGTGCCCTTCTTCCGGATGGTGGGAGATGTGGAGCTCACCAACGCCTGCGCCCGGGCGCTCGCGGCGGAGCTGAGACAGTGCGAGTTCGAGGTGCTGGTGGCCCTGGCCATGAAGTCCGCCGCCCTGGCCCACATGATCTCCACTTACCTCTCGGAGCCCCGCCACGGGCAGTTCTTCCCGTACGTGGTGTGCCGGCGGGCGGTGAAGCGGTACATGCGGAATCCCGTGGCGGTGGAGGCCCGCTCCATCATGGAGCCCGGGGCCCACACCCTCGTGCTCAACGGCCTCGACGCGGAGGTGGTGCGGGGTAGGCGGGTGGGGGTGGTGGACGACGTGGTGAGCACGGGGGGGACCTTCCGGGCCGCGACGGCCCTCATGGAACAGTTGGGAGCCCGCATCACCGCGAAGGCCGCGGTCCTGCTGGAGGGAGACGCCTACCGTGACCCCGAACTCATCCACCTGGAGCGCCTCCCTGTGTTTACCACGGACTGA
- a CDS encoding MFS transporter: MAGRARPGLYALGGLGASLLLQTLVLWVYPFYAPPTGDRLLPPGQVGLALALGRLTNAVAEPLVASWSDRLRSPWGRRRPFVVGGAPLLALTFALVWMPSPGQPFISLAGLLCSFFFLFSLVVNPYLAMLTEFWPGRERVLAAVAQAAGNVVGTGIAYTLSAWLVHGSGFPAMGGAFAGAAVLLLWAASLAVQEGGQGGPEPLNRTLAEVLGRPQLRAYLLSLGLAWVGLSLLPPVLVFFATVLMGVALEAVGRVLSLALLSTLCGLPVILTWGKRLGPRRALRRVLAVAVPLLPLVSLIGLVPGIPPLWHGYALIALAGLPLAGLYALPNAVLAEIAAGNGGHEALHFALQGVTLNLANAIAAALSGLLLSLGYAPGEDLGLRLVPLCSAGLLGGALLVFRVLWRE, translated from the coding sequence GTGGCGGGGCGGGCACGACCCGGACTGTATGCCCTGGGAGGTCTCGGAGCCTCCCTGCTCCTCCAAACCCTGGTCCTCTGGGTCTACCCCTTCTACGCACCGCCCACGGGGGACCGCCTCCTGCCCCCGGGGCAGGTGGGGTTGGCCCTGGCCCTGGGCCGTCTCACGAACGCGGTGGCAGAGCCGCTGGTGGCTTCCTGGAGCGACCGCCTCAGGTCCCCGTGGGGCCGTCGGCGCCCGTTCGTGGTAGGCGGGGCGCCGCTGCTGGCTCTGACCTTCGCGCTGGTGTGGATGCCGTCTCCCGGGCAGCCGTTCATCTCCCTGGCGGGACTGCTCTGCAGCTTTTTCTTCCTGTTCTCTCTGGTGGTGAACCCCTACCTTGCCATGCTGACGGAGTTCTGGCCCGGCAGGGAGCGCGTCTTAGCCGCGGTGGCACAGGCGGCGGGGAATGTGGTGGGCACGGGCATCGCCTACACCCTCTCCGCGTGGCTGGTGCACGGCTCTGGCTTTCCCGCCATGGGTGGGGCGTTCGCGGGGGCCGCGGTGCTGCTCCTGTGGGCCGCGAGCCTCGCGGTACAGGAAGGAGGGCAAGGAGGTCCGGAGCCCCTCAACCGCACCCTGGCTGAGGTCCTGGGCCGACCGCAGCTCCGGGCGTACTTGCTGAGCCTAGGGCTTGCCTGGGTGGGGCTCAGCCTCCTCCCGCCGGTCCTGGTGTTCTTCGCCACCGTGCTCATGGGCGTGGCCCTGGAGGCCGTGGGGAGGGTTCTCAGCCTCGCACTTCTCTCGACCCTCTGCGGACTCCCCGTGATCCTGACGTGGGGAAAGCGACTCGGCCCCCGACGGGCTTTAAGACGGGTGCTGGCCGTGGCGGTGCCCCTGCTGCCGCTGGTCTCCCTCATTGGCCTCGTACCCGGGATCCCCCCCCTGTGGCATGGATACGCCCTCATCGCCCTCGCGGGGCTTCCGCTCGCGGGGCTGTATGCCCTGCCCAACGCGGTACTGGCGGAGATCGCCGCGGGGAACGGGGGGCACGAGGCCCTGCACTTCGCCCTCCAGGGGGTGACGTTGAACCTGGCCAACGCCATAGCCGCGGCCCTCAGCGGCCTTCTGCTCTCCCTGGGATACGCGCCGGGAGAGGATCTAGGACTTCGCCTCGTCCCCCTCTGCTCTGCGGGGCTTTTGGGCGGCGCCCTCCTCGTGTTTCGGGTCCTCTGGCGGGAATAA
- the gltB gene encoding glutamate synthase large subunit, whose product MSWTDHSNLGTLLLGERDACGVGFVARTDGAASHGVLRLALQALRNLTHRGAQAADGRTGDGAGILTQIPQGMFRRILHEMGIRGEVPAFAVGMFFFPRDPRVRETCRRACEAEFAALDVSLLGWRRVPVQPKALGEYALATLPWIEQALLRRPDGLEEEAFERLLYRLRRRIERHVVPLGAYIPSLSCRTIVYKALVSAPQLEQFYLDLQDPDFSVQAAVFHQRYSTNTNPSWPLAQPFRLLAHNGEINTLLGNIHWMRAREPELRSPLWGEAITELLPVIQPGGSDSAMLDNAAELLRHSGRDLLHVLRMLVPEAWEKDPELSPEVRGFYRYHACLVEPWDGPAALAFFDGQVIGMALDRNGLRPARYTITRDGLVIAGSEVGVLPLAAGRILERGRLGPGQMIAVDLRAGAVYHHAEILQKLSRRRPYAVWAQRIQEAGKAPVLSAASGDGEAFLHALHLAFGYTKEDVQRVLGTMAVEGKDAVGSMGDDTPPSALSHHPRLLYQFFRQRFAQVTNPPIDSLREHTVMSLDVLLGPRRSLLEETPEHADLVHLRSPILTPEEFQWLLSPACPFRTVRLEALFDPRGGAQSLREALEGLMEQAAGAVREGAGILVLSDRDVGPDRAPIPMLLAVGAVHHHLIREGLRMRVGLVVETGEAREVHHVCCLVGYGAEAVFPYLALETADRLHPEGSAKLRKALEAGILKVMAKMGIAPFAAYCGAQIFEVIGLDEELVARYFTGTPVHAPGVGLEAIAQDVLRRHAAYCHAREHSDLPDIGFYRYRHGGEAHGYEPAVVKAIHRVSQTGRQEDFRTLVETATLRPLQALRDLLEIVPAGPPVPLEEVEPAEAILRRFVISAMSHGALSREAHETLAIAANRLGMRSNSGEGGEDPERRRRRPSGDWPNTTIKQVASGRFGVTAGYLRSAVELEIKMAQGSKPGEGGQLLGHKVTEEIARLRKTQPGTTLISPPPHHDIYSIEDLAQLIYDLKQVHPEAYVAVKLVATTGVGTIASGVAKGYADVIQISGHEGGTGASPLDSIKNAGMPWEVGLAETRIALVRNNLRDRVRIRVDGGFKVGRDVILAALLGADEYGFGTTALVALGCVMARQCHANTCPVGIATQREDLRAKFPGTPERVEAFFRALAEDVRGWLARLGVRSLEEIIGRVDLLRVREDVPLPKSERLDLSRLLEPAGGPARGGWNPPLRVEGTLNQRLVQQYRDTIERGTPATGHHPITNRDRTVGATLAGEIAARWGEDGLPDGTLRLEFEGAAGQSFGAFLVPGMHFRLVGEANDYVGKGMSGGEIVLVPPPELRRESHRHVILGNTALYGATGGVLFAAGRAGERFAVRNSGAVAVVEGAGDHCCEYMTGGMVVVLGPVGRNFGAGMTGGKAFVLMDRRVLERRINPEFVEVGQLVEGEAEELHRLLVRYYEATYSARAQWLLQRRQAWPELIWGVRPRVTEAAKAPVPVVRRRVG is encoded by the coding sequence ATGTCGTGGACGGACCACTCGAACCTGGGAACGCTGCTCCTCGGGGAGCGGGACGCCTGCGGGGTGGGTTTTGTAGCCCGCACGGATGGAGCCGCCTCGCATGGGGTTCTTCGCCTGGCTCTACAGGCCCTGCGGAACCTGACCCATCGGGGGGCCCAGGCCGCGGATGGCCGGACGGGCGACGGGGCCGGCATCCTCACGCAGATTCCCCAGGGGATGTTCCGCCGGATCCTGCACGAGATGGGGATCCGTGGGGAAGTGCCTGCCTTCGCGGTGGGGATGTTCTTCTTCCCCCGGGATCCCCGGGTGCGGGAGACGTGCCGCCGGGCCTGCGAGGCGGAGTTCGCGGCCCTGGACGTGTCGCTCCTGGGCTGGCGCAGGGTCCCCGTGCAGCCCAAGGCTCTGGGGGAATACGCGCTCGCCACCCTGCCGTGGATTGAACAGGCGCTCCTGCGCAGGCCTGATGGCCTGGAGGAGGAGGCGTTTGAGCGGCTCCTGTACCGGCTGCGCCGGCGGATCGAGCGGCACGTGGTGCCCCTGGGGGCCTACATTCCCTCCCTCTCGTGCCGCACCATCGTGTACAAGGCCCTGGTGAGCGCGCCGCAGCTGGAGCAGTTCTACCTGGATCTGCAGGACCCGGACTTCTCCGTGCAGGCCGCGGTCTTCCACCAGCGCTACAGCACGAACACCAACCCCTCCTGGCCTCTCGCGCAGCCCTTCCGGCTGCTGGCGCACAACGGAGAGATCAACACCCTGCTGGGCAATATCCACTGGATGCGGGCCCGGGAACCGGAACTCCGGAGTCCCCTGTGGGGCGAGGCCATCACCGAGCTCCTCCCCGTCATCCAGCCCGGCGGCAGCGACAGCGCCATGCTGGACAACGCGGCGGAGCTGCTGCGCCACAGCGGCCGGGACCTCCTCCACGTCCTCCGGATGCTGGTGCCGGAGGCGTGGGAGAAGGACCCCGAGTTGTCTCCCGAGGTCCGGGGCTTCTACCGGTATCATGCCTGTCTTGTGGAGCCCTGGGACGGCCCCGCGGCCCTGGCTTTCTTCGACGGGCAGGTGATCGGGATGGCCCTGGATCGCAACGGCCTGCGGCCCGCCCGGTACACCATCACCCGGGACGGACTGGTGATCGCGGGAAGCGAAGTGGGGGTTCTCCCCCTGGCGGCCGGACGGATCCTGGAGCGGGGCCGCCTCGGCCCGGGCCAGATGATCGCCGTGGACCTCCGCGCGGGCGCGGTTTACCACCACGCGGAAATCCTTCAGAAGCTGAGCCGTCGCCGTCCGTACGCGGTGTGGGCCCAGCGGATCCAGGAAGCAGGCAAGGCCCCGGTGCTCTCCGCGGCCTCGGGGGATGGCGAGGCGTTCCTGCATGCCCTGCACCTCGCCTTCGGGTATACCAAGGAGGACGTGCAGCGGGTGTTGGGTACCATGGCCGTGGAGGGAAAGGACGCGGTGGGTTCCATGGGCGATGATACCCCGCCCAGCGCCCTTTCGCATCATCCCCGGCTCCTGTATCAGTTCTTCCGGCAGCGCTTCGCACAGGTCACCAACCCGCCCATCGACTCCCTGCGGGAGCACACGGTGATGTCCCTGGACGTGCTCCTGGGGCCGCGGCGTTCCCTGCTGGAGGAGACCCCGGAGCACGCGGACCTGGTGCATCTCCGGAGCCCCATCCTTACCCCGGAGGAGTTCCAGTGGCTGTTGAGCCCCGCCTGCCCCTTCCGAACAGTACGGCTTGAGGCCCTGTTCGATCCCCGGGGCGGAGCCCAGTCACTCAGGGAAGCCCTGGAAGGGTTGATGGAGCAGGCCGCGGGAGCCGTGCGGGAGGGGGCGGGGATCCTGGTGCTCAGCGACCGGGACGTCGGCCCGGACCGGGCCCCCATTCCCATGCTGCTCGCGGTGGGCGCGGTGCACCACCACCTGATCCGGGAGGGCCTGCGCATGCGGGTGGGGCTGGTGGTGGAGACCGGGGAGGCCCGGGAAGTGCACCATGTGTGCTGTCTGGTGGGCTACGGAGCGGAGGCCGTCTTCCCGTACCTAGCCCTGGAGACCGCGGACCGGTTGCACCCGGAGGGGAGTGCGAAGCTCCGCAAGGCCCTGGAAGCGGGAATTCTGAAGGTCATGGCCAAGATGGGCATCGCGCCCTTTGCGGCGTACTGCGGGGCCCAGATCTTCGAGGTCATCGGACTCGACGAGGAGCTGGTGGCCCGGTACTTCACCGGCACTCCGGTGCACGCGCCTGGAGTGGGATTGGAAGCCATCGCGCAGGACGTCCTGCGGCGCCATGCGGCATACTGCCATGCCCGGGAGCATTCCGACCTTCCGGACATCGGGTTCTACCGGTACCGGCACGGTGGAGAGGCCCACGGGTATGAGCCCGCGGTGGTGAAGGCCATCCACCGGGTGAGCCAGACCGGCCGCCAGGAGGACTTCCGGACTCTCGTGGAGACCGCGACCCTGCGACCGCTCCAGGCCCTGCGGGATCTGCTGGAGATCGTGCCCGCGGGGCCCCCGGTGCCCCTCGAGGAGGTGGAGCCTGCGGAAGCCATCCTGCGGCGGTTCGTGATCTCCGCTATGTCCCACGGAGCGCTTTCCCGGGAGGCGCACGAGACCCTCGCCATTGCCGCGAACCGTCTTGGGATGCGCAGCAACAGCGGCGAGGGTGGGGAGGACCCGGAGCGCCGCAGGCGTCGCCCCAGCGGCGACTGGCCCAACACCACCATCAAGCAGGTCGCGAGTGGCCGGTTCGGAGTCACGGCAGGGTACCTGCGCTCCGCGGTGGAGCTGGAGATTAAGATGGCCCAGGGCAGCAAGCCCGGGGAGGGCGGACAGCTCCTGGGCCACAAGGTGACGGAGGAGATCGCCCGGCTGCGCAAGACCCAGCCCGGCACCACCCTCATCTCCCCGCCGCCCCACCACGACATCTACAGCATCGAGGACCTAGCCCAGCTCATCTACGACCTCAAGCAGGTCCACCCGGAAGCCTATGTGGCCGTGAAGCTGGTAGCCACCACGGGCGTGGGCACCATCGCTTCTGGCGTGGCCAAGGGATACGCGGACGTGATCCAGATCAGTGGGCACGAGGGCGGAACCGGAGCTTCTCCGCTCGACTCCATCAAAAACGCGGGGATGCCGTGGGAAGTGGGACTCGCGGAGACACGGATTGCGCTCGTGCGCAACAACCTGCGGGACCGGGTTCGGATCCGTGTGGACGGCGGATTCAAGGTGGGGCGGGACGTGATCCTGGCGGCCCTGCTGGGTGCGGACGAGTACGGGTTCGGGACCACGGCCCTGGTGGCCCTGGGGTGCGTGATGGCCCGGCAGTGCCACGCCAACACCTGCCCCGTGGGCATCGCCACCCAGCGGGAGGATCTCCGGGCCAAGTTCCCCGGTACCCCGGAGCGGGTGGAGGCCTTCTTCCGAGCCCTGGCAGAGGACGTGCGCGGTTGGCTTGCACGGCTCGGGGTCCGTAGCCTCGAGGAGATCATCGGCCGGGTGGACCTGCTGCGGGTACGGGAGGACGTGCCGCTGCCGAAGTCCGAGCGGTTGGATCTCTCCAGGCTCCTGGAGCCCGCGGGAGGGCCCGCCCGGGGCGGCTGGAACCCGCCCCTCCGGGTGGAGGGGACGCTCAATCAGCGCCTGGTGCAGCAGTATCGGGACACCATCGAACGCGGCACCCCGGCCACCGGCCATCACCCCATCACCAACCGGGACCGCACCGTGGGAGCCACCCTGGCTGGCGAGATCGCGGCCCGGTGGGGAGAGGATGGGCTGCCGGATGGCACCCTGCGGCTGGAGTTCGAGGGGGCCGCGGGGCAGAGTTTTGGAGCCTTCCTCGTTCCCGGGATGCACTTCCGCCTCGTCGGCGAGGCCAACGACTACGTAGGCAAGGGGATGAGCGGCGGAGAGATCGTGCTGGTGCCCCCGCCGGAGCTGCGGCGGGAGAGCCATCGGCACGTGATCCTGGGGAACACCGCCCTCTACGGCGCCACAGGCGGGGTGCTGTTCGCGGCCGGACGGGCCGGGGAACGGTTCGCGGTGCGCAACAGCGGGGCCGTAGCGGTGGTGGAAGGTGCAGGCGACCACTGCTGCGAGTACATGACGGGCGGGATGGTGGTGGTGCTCGGGCCTGTGGGGAGGAACTTCGGGGCGGGCATGACGGGCGGGAAGGCCTTCGTGCTGATGGACCGCCGGGTCCTGGAACGCCGCATCAACCCGGAGTTCGTGGAGGTCGGACAGCTCGTGGAGGGGGAGGCGGAGGAGCTGCACCGGCTGTTGGTACGGTACTACGAGGCCACCTACAGCGCGCGGGCCCAGTGGTTGCTCCAGCGGCGGCAAGCGTGGCCCGAGCTGATCTGGGGCGTGCGTCCCAGGGTCACAGAGGCGGCCAAGGCCCCGGTCCCGGTGGTCCGGCGGCGGGTGGGGTAG
- the aroC gene encoding chorismate synthase, whose product MLRLLTAGESHGRGLVAVVEGLPAGLPVDAEALDHQLARRQRGYGRGGRMQIEQDRAEILSGVLDGRTIGAPVAILVWNRDWRTHENPITRPRPGHADLVGALKYGFDDVRYALERASARETAARVAGCTLARLLLEQFGIRVFSHVVTLGGVSVQHLPDSWEAIAQAAEESEVRCADPEAAARMREAIDEAKARGDTLGGVVEIVALGVPPGLGSYVHWDRRLDGRLAQAVMSVQAIKGVAIGDAFAIAAAPGSRAHDEIFYDPARGFYRETNRAGGLEAGVTNGMPILIRAAMKPLATLRSPLHSVDLRTREPSPGAVVRSDVTTVPAAGVVCEAMVCLVLADALCEKFGSDTLQEMREAYDRYLRRIHWSPP is encoded by the coding sequence GTGCTCCGCCTCCTCACCGCGGGGGAGTCACACGGCCGGGGTCTCGTGGCGGTGGTGGAGGGGCTTCCCGCGGGGCTTCCCGTGGACGCGGAAGCCCTGGACCATCAGCTCGCACGCCGGCAGCGGGGCTACGGCCGGGGCGGTCGGATGCAGATCGAGCAGGACCGGGCGGAGATCCTCTCAGGGGTGCTGGACGGCCGCACCATCGGAGCCCCGGTGGCGATCCTCGTGTGGAACCGGGACTGGCGCACTCATGAGAATCCCATCACTCGCCCCCGGCCCGGACACGCGGACCTCGTGGGCGCCCTGAAGTACGGGTTCGACGACGTCCGGTATGCGCTCGAACGCGCGAGCGCCCGGGAGACCGCAGCCCGGGTAGCGGGATGCACCCTGGCCCGGCTGCTGCTGGAGCAGTTTGGGATCCGGGTCTTCAGCCACGTGGTCACCCTGGGTGGGGTCTCCGTGCAGCATCTCCCGGACTCCTGGGAGGCCATCGCCCAGGCCGCGGAGGAGAGCGAGGTGCGGTGCGCGGATCCTGAAGCCGCCGCCCGCATGCGGGAGGCCATTGACGAGGCGAAGGCCCGCGGGGATACCTTGGGCGGGGTCGTGGAGATCGTGGCCCTGGGCGTTCCGCCGGGGCTAGGCTCCTACGTGCACTGGGATCGGCGCCTCGATGGCCGCCTGGCGCAGGCAGTGATGAGCGTGCAGGCCATTAAGGGGGTTGCCATCGGCGATGCGTTTGCCATCGCCGCCGCTCCGGGCTCCCGGGCTCACGACGAGATCTTCTACGACCCCGCCCGGGGGTTCTACCGGGAGACCAACCGGGCGGGAGGGCTGGAGGCCGGGGTCACGAACGGGATGCCCATCCTCATCCGGGCGGCCATGAAGCCTCTGGCCACCCTCCGGTCCCCCCTTCACTCCGTGGACCTGCGCACCCGGGAGCCCAGTCCCGGGGCCGTGGTACGGTCGGACGTCACCACGGTGCCCGCGGCGGGGGTGGTGTGCGAGGCCATGGTGTGTCTGGTGCTCGCGGACGCCCTCTGTGAGAAGTTCGGATCCGACACCCTTCAGGAGATGCGGGAGGCCTACGACCGCTATCTCCGCCGCATCCACTGGAGCCCTCCGTAA
- a CDS encoding response regulator, protein MGLRSMLEEKGYRVVGEASDGRRAVELVRKLRPDLVILDIKMPEMDGLQAAQKIQELCPTPVVMLTAYSERELVRRAQTAGVLGYLVKPIKEEDLVPTLEVALARFRDLRERESRIVELQQTLEDRKVVERAKGVLMRREGLTEEEAYRRIQQEARRTRRPMRAVAEAILAQEPP, encoded by the coding sequence ATGGGGCTGCGGTCCATGTTGGAAGAAAAAGGCTACCGGGTGGTGGGGGAGGCCTCCGACGGACGCCGTGCCGTGGAGCTGGTGCGCAAGCTGCGTCCGGATCTGGTGATCCTCGACATCAAGATGCCGGAGATGGACGGCCTCCAGGCAGCCCAGAAAATCCAGGAGCTCTGTCCTACCCCGGTGGTGATGCTCACCGCCTACAGCGAGCGGGAACTGGTGCGCCGGGCCCAGACCGCAGGGGTTCTGGGATACCTCGTGAAGCCCATTAAGGAGGAGGACCTGGTACCTACCCTCGAGGTGGCCCTCGCCCGGTTCCGGGACCTGCGGGAGCGGGAAAGCCGCATCGTGGAACTGCAGCAGACCCTGGAGGACCGCAAGGTCGTGGAGCGGGCCAAGGGGGTGCTCATGCGCCGGGAGGGCCTTACGGAGGAGGAGGCGTACCGCCGGATCCAGCAGGAGGCCCGGCGCACCCGGCGTCCCATGCGGGCGGTGGCGGAGGCCATCCTGGCTCAGGAGCCACCTTGA